The window GGTTGTTCTGCGGGGGCCTGCTGTGTTTTTCTGTATTCTATATATTCAGCTCTTCTGGTGAGTCTCCTACTGTTCATTTGCAAATTAATAGGGAgcaaggggggggggtcttgAGAAAACTTGGGGAGATCCACAGAATAGAGTGTGGCAGTGCATGGCTGTAAGAggaaggggcataactacagtggtagcagccattgcagctgctatggggcccacagtgtaagggggccccatcatccaacctgacacactgctgtacattgtgcagcataatatgtatataacgtatgtaatgtatgtgatgtgtatatgctgtatggtgtgtatacatgctgtataataatgtatgtgtgtatataagatgtatgtaatatatatgctgtatggtgtgtatacatgctgtataataatgtatgtgtgtatataagatgtatgtaatatatatgctgtatggtgtgtatacatgctgtattataatgtatgtgtgtatatgacatatgatatatactgtattataatgtatgtgtatatagatgctgtacatttatatatgacactatatgtgtgtatattctctatatgtgtgtacatgattgtataaatgtgtgattgtaactagcACGTctgactatatatatgtgtatattataggGCCCTGAAGCATTTGGGCTTgcgtattagtctgagagtcaggggaagggcattccagagaattggtgcagctcaggagaagtcctggagacgtgcatgagaggttcaaattaattgCTAGTAGTCTAGAtgtgtaccgtgttagccatggagagcggaagaagagtgaagaaatcaggcgatacctttttgagggtaactgagtatatgtgatggtggagctttcgagaataccaATTCTCTTCGCCAGACATGataggttcaaattaaggtagagattaatctaatatcactgcaGATGGAAGAGCACAGGAAggtcgatagactgagatgagagaagagagatagggaggtgcagcattatgcagagctttgtggatgagggtgattattttaaagtgaatacggaaggagacaggcaaccagtgcagtgaccggcacagactggaggcatccgtgtagcgtttggtctgaaagaggagcccggctgctgcattaagaatagaggagaggagagagattagtgagtggaagatgattagtcgggagttacaggagtctagACGAGAGGGAATCAGAGCAACATTTAACATTTTACAGGTTTGAACTGTAAGAAATAGGCGGATGTTTTTAAGTTGCAGGGTAGAAGATGCTTAGTCTCTTAGTAGAAGTTCAGTCTtaaaaagattaagtttcaagaagagagaggacatgatgttagagacagtagagagacagtcactcgTGTTCTGGGGTAACGCCGGGGTGATGTTACctgctgaggtatacagctgggtgtcatcagcataaatatgatcctggaaaccaaatctgctgatggtttgtctgaTGGGttcagtatagagggagaagagaagaagacctaggactgagccctaagGACCCTgccactgagaggagaggacctaggactgagccctaagGACCCTgccactgagaggagaggacctaggactgagccctaagGACCCTGCCACTGAGatgagaggacctaggactgatccctgaggaaccccgacactgagaggacctaggactgagccctaaggacccccgacactgagaggacctaggactgagccctgaggaccccgacactgagaggagaggacctaggactgagccctgaggaccctgccactgagaggagaggacctaggactgagccctgaggaccctgtcactgagaggagaggacctaggactgagccctgaggaccctgccactgagaggagaggacctaggactgagctctGAGGACCCTgccactgagaggagaggacctaggactgagccctgaggaccctgccactgagaggagaggacctaggactgagccctggggaccccgacactgagaggagaggacctaggactgagctctGAGGACCCTgccactgagaggagaggacctaggactgagacctgaggaaccccgacactgagaggagaggacctaggactgagccctgaggaccccgacactgagaggaagatgagaagagaaagatccagaaaaggagacactgaaagtgcggtcagagagataggaagaaaaccaagagactgcggtgtccttcaggccaatggagcgaagcccctgaggaggagccggtggtccacagtatcagacgctgccgatagatccaggagaatgaggagagaagagacagcgggttatagagagacagcgggttatagagagaatgggggttatagagagatagcgggttatagagagatagggggttatagagagacagcgggttatagagagaatgggggttatagagagatagggggttatagagagacagcaggttatagagagaatgggggttatagagagacagcgggttatagagagacagcgggttatagagagacagcgggttatagagagatagcgggttatagagagatagcgggttatagagagatagcgggttatagagagacagcgggttatagagagatagcgggttatagagagaatgggggttatagagagatagcgggttatagagagatagggggttatagagagacagcgggttatagagagaatgggggttatagagagatagggggttatagagagacagcaggttatagagagaatgggggttatagagagacagcgggttatagagagacagcgggttatagagagacagcgggttatagagagatagcgggttatagagagatagcgggttatagagagatagcgggttatagagagacagcgggttatagagagatagggggttatagagagatagcgggttatagagagacagcgggttatagagagatagcgggttatagagagacagcgggttatagagagacagcgggttatagagagatagcgggttatagagagacagcgggttatagagagatagggggttatagagagacagcaggttatagagagaatgggggttatagagagatagcgggttatagagagatagggggttatagagagacagcgggttatagagagaatgggggttatagagagatagggggttatagagagacagcaggttatagagagaatgggggttatagagagatagcgggttatagagagacagcgggttatagagagacagcgggttatagagagacagcgggttatagagagatagcgggttatagagagatagcgggttatagagagatagcgggttatagagagacagcgggttatagagagatagggggttatagagagatagcgggttatagagagacatcgggttatagagagatagcgggttatagagagacagcgggttatagagagacagcgggttatagagagatagcaggttatagagagatagcgggttatagagagatagcgggttatagagagatagtgggttatagagagatagcgggttatagagagatagcgggttatagagagacagcgggttatagagagatagtgggttatagagagacagcgggttatagagagatagcgggttatagagagatagcgggttatagagagacagcgggttattGAGGAAAGTCGGGAGAAGACCAAGTCtaggatgtttccctcattatgattgggggaatcgcagagttgtgaaagacctagagaagtagtcagagctgagaggcaggaggggataatggagaggtaacagggatGTTAAAgtttcccatgatgatggttggaatgtcacaggatagaaagtgagagcgGCAAAGGAACTGGTGAGccgggaggacggtatactacagccacacagaGAGAGGATGGACGGAAAAGTCTGAGCTTGTGGACCTAAAAAAATAGAAAGTGagagaggctacaggaggaacgacctggtgcaaCGTGGAGAGAATAGTATgtctacccctcctccctgcctatgctcaggtctggagcagtgagaaaagtGTAAGCCGCCATAAGACAAAGCCGTGAGGGAGGCAGAGTCATCCGGCTGGATCCGTGTTTCAGTGATGGGCAGCAGGACTTAAAAAGAAAGAAGTCACAATGTTACAGAAGTCCCATAGAATGTTACAGAAGTCCCATAGAATGTTACAGAAGTCCCATAGAATGTTACAGAAGTCCCATAGAATGTTACAGAAGTCCCATAGAACGTTACAGAAGTCCCATAGAACGTTACAGAAGTCTCGTAGAATGTTACAGAAGTCCCATAGAATGTTACAGAAGTCCCATAGAATGTTACAGAAGTCCCATAGAATGTTACATAAGTCCCATAGAACGTTACAGAAGTCTCGTAGAATGTTACAGAAGTCCCATAGAATGTTACAGAAGTCCCGTAGAATGTTACAGAAGTCCCATAGAATGTTACAGAAGTCCCATAGAATGTTACAGAAGTCCCGTAGAATGTTACAGAAGTCCCGTAGAATGTTACAGAAGTCCCATAGAACGTTACAGAAGTCCCATAGAATGTTACAGAAGTCCCGTAGAATGTTACAGAAGTCCCATAGAATGTTACAGAAGTCCCATAGAATGTTACAGAAGTCCCATAGAATGTTACAGAAGTCCCATAGAATGTTACAGAAGTCCCATAGAATGTTACAGAAGTCCCATAGAACGTTACAGAAGTCCCATAGAATGTTACAGAAGTCCCATAGAACGTTACAGAAGTCCCATAGAATGTTACAGAAGTCCCATAGAATGTTACAGAAGTCCCATAGAATGTTACAGAAGTCCCATAGAACGTTACAGAAGTCCCATAGAACGTTACAGAAGTCCCATAGAATGTTACAGAAGTCCCATAGAACGTTACAGAAGTCCCATAGAACGTTACAGAAGTCCCATAGAATGTTACAGATGATCCTGTACAACGTTACAGAAGTCCCATAAAATGTTACAGAAGTCCCGTAGAATgttacagatgatgctgtacaacgtTACAGAAGTCCCATAGAATGTTACAGAAGTTCCATACGATGTTACAGAAGTCCCATAGAATGTTACAGATGCTGATTGTGGTTCAGTTAGTTGTGGCCAGGCATATTTTTGGTCTAAGGGACATTGTTTCATAATTCTTATGGTTTGGCTGCAAATATGAAAACTTAGATTGTGCTGCCATCTTCTTTTCAATTCCTTAATGAGCCATGACTATTCCTTCTTGGCTTTGTTAAGGAGGTAAGGAGACGCCTCATGGGCTGTTAGATGCCCAGATCTCTCATTGTCCCCAAAGagcccatatacaggcggtcccctacttaaggacacccgacttacagacgacccattgTTAAAAACAGACCTCTCGGCCCCCTGTGACatcaggtgaagctctctggatgctttactttagttccagactgtaaagtgtctgtaatgaagctttattgataatatttggtccaattacagcaaaaaaatttgaaactcccattgtcactggggcaaaaaaaataaaattgtctggatctacaattataaaatataccttataaaatataaccttattaaatgtgtctgtaattaagatttatggttaatcctggttctgatgacaatccaacatttttaaaatccaattgtcacagagaccccaaaaaaaatgaggttggggttacaatgataaaatatacagttccgacttacatacaaattggacttaagaacaaacctatggagcctatcttgtatgtaactgcctgtactgcaatacagttggatTTTATAAGCGCTCAGTCATTTTTAGTTAccggtaaaacattttttaatttaaaaaaaaactaaaaattctaatcacaatCCCTTTATCaggaataaaaatataataaaaataaaaaagttaaaaagaagtCTTTCTCCTGCTGAGATATTTAGTGTCTAAGATGtgactttcaattttttttttagttcctcTGAGCATTTCTCGGTCTCACTTTGGGGTAAATTTGCTGGGACTTTTCGGAGGCTTGTCAAGTGTTTGAGTGCTCCCCACTGGTGTATGATCTATCTCCCTGTGGAATTGACTTAATTTCTTCAGAAATAGATTTAGAGCCTTTCCCTAACATCATTGTTGATGTTTTTTTCCCTTagtattgtttaaccccttagcccgtgagccctcttcatacattccctgtacccctgagccgtagagctacggcacagagcgttaaggggttaaatacacacCTGAATGTGTCAACCTCTGCTTGTTAtggaggtggtcacacttgctgatgatcaataGCACTTAATTACAAGCACCTtgctgtataccgtatatactcgagtataagccgaggcccctaattttaccacaaaaacctcgtaaaacctattgactcgagtataagcccagggcgggaaatgcattgatcacagcctccccagtacatagcctgccggaccctgccccatagtgtatagccagcacctgccccccctcccgtatatagcctgccagaccatatcccctagtatatagccagccccctgccccagtatatagccagcctcctgccccagtatatagccagcacctgccccccagtatatagcctgctagcccatatcccccagtatatagccagccccctgccccagtatatagccagcacctgccccccagtatatagcctgccagcccatatcccccagtatatagccagccccctgccccagtatatagccagccccctgccccagtatatagccagcagcccctgccccagtatatagccagcacctgccccccagtatatagcctgccagcccatattccccagtatatagccagccccctgtcccagtatacagccagcagcgggggaagccagaaaggtgagttttggtgATTGTGTCCTGGTATGTAAAATCCATATAGAGGCACGTGGTGTAATGTTTCCTGACGTGATAAAGATGGTGATGATGCTGAACATCTTGTGGTTTTTAGTTCAGTTATAGCTGAATAATGTCATCAGTGCGGTGACAGACCTGCCCCGTGTGCCCACATACATTATTTAGTAACCCTGCCTTATCTTTCATGGCTCTTAAGAAATTTTCATGAAGCTTCAGACTCTCACCCATACAGATAAGGGGTGACCGCATTACTTGGCAGCGCTCTGATATTGTAAGGTGGAGCTGCAGAAATGACAAATAACTCATAGCAGACCTGGTCTATAAAATACTTAAATAACAATTATATTACTCAATTGCCAGTTATTTTGGGCTCAACATTTTAGAGACTCACTTCCTTTAAAGGATTTACACAAAGTGTTTAGCCACTGCAAACATAGACCACAGTACAAGAGTCTAGAGTCCTCTATATTACTGTTTTCTGACTGTGTAATCTGTAGCACCCCTAGAACTGAAGTCCAGCTctatagtctggacctccccctagaaCTGAAGTCCAGCCCTCTAATTgtctgactgtgtagtctggacctccccctgtaAGAGCAGTCTgccagtgtagtctggacctccccctgtaagagcagtctgcctgtgtagtcaggacctccccctataacagcagtctggctgtgtagtctggacctcccctaaaacagcaggctggctgtgtagtctggacctcccctaaaacagcagtcgGGTTGTGTAGACTGCTGTTATatggggaggaccagactacacaacccgactgctgttataggggtggaccacccctataacagcagtcgggttgtgtagtctggtcctccccatataacagcagtctggctgtgtagtctggaccacccctataacagcagtctggctgtgtagtctggacctccccctataacagcagtctggctgtgtagtctggacctccccctataacagcagtctggctgtgtagtctggtcctcccctataacatcagtctggctgtgtagtctggtcctcctcctataacagcagtcaggctgtgtagtctggtcctccccctataacagcagtctggctgtgaagtctggacctcccccataacagcagtctggctgtgtagtctggacctccccctataacagctttctggctgtgtagtctggacctccccctataacagcagtctggctctgtagtctggacctccccatataacagcagtctggctgtgaagtctggacctcccccataacagcagtctggctgtgaagtctggacctcccccataacagcagtctggctctgtagtctggacctccccctataacagcagtctggctgtgtagtctggacctccccctataacagcagtctggctgtgaagtctggacctcccccataacagcagtctggctgtgtagtctggacctccccctataacagctttctggctgtgtagtctggacctccccctataacagcagtctggctgtgtagtctggacctcctcctattacagcagtctggctgtgtagtctggtcctcctccaataatagcagtctggctgtgtagtctggtcctccccctataacagcagtctggctgtgtagtctggtcctccccatataacagcagtctgcctgtgtagtctggtcctcctcctataacagcagtcaggCTGTGTAGtgtggtcctccccctataatagcagtctggatgtgtagtctggtcctccccctataatagcagtctggctgtgtagtctggacctccccatataacagcagtctggctgtgaagtctggacctcccccataacagcagtctggctgtgtagtccggacctccccctataacagcagtctggctgtgcagtctggacctccccctataacagcagtctggctgtgtagtctggacctccccctataacagcagtctggttctgtagtctggtcctccccctataacagcagtctggctgtgcagtctggacctccccctataacagcagcctggctatgtagtctggacctccccctataacagcagtctggctgtgtagtctggacctccccctataacagcagtctggctgtgtagtctggacctccccctataacagcagtctggctgtgtagtctggacctccccctataacagcagtctggctgtgtagtctggacctccccctataacagcagtctggctgcgtagtctgcacctccccctataacagcagtctggctgtgtagtctggacctccccctataacagcagtctggctgtgtagtctggacctccccctataacagcagtctggctgcgtagtcggcacctccccctataacagcagtctggctgtgtagtctggacctccccctataacagcagtctggctgtgtagtctcgacctccccctataacagcagtctggctgtgtagtctggtcctccccctaaaACAGAAGTTTGGTTGCTTAGTTTCTAGTCTGTATTCTGCCGCCCTTCTTTCAAATCCACTTTAGAGTTTTTATGTAATTTTCTTCTGCATCCAGGAAAaggagacagagaggaagaggcCTGTATAACGTGTCCTACAGGTAACTCACCATTAGAAACGCGTTTACTAAAAAGGTCTCAGAACAGCGAATCCCAAGCATTAAAATCAAGCAGTGAAAAACAGTCCTCGACTTTCGGTGAAAATGTAACCCATAAGACACAGGGGGCCGGTGCTCCTGCTGCACAGGAAGGGATAACTCATGGTAGAAGTGAGGACACAGGTGAAAGTGTTACTCATACCGTCCCTGATATTACTGGACATTTAGTGCACAAGAATATGTCCTCTACTAAACCGAGTGGATCTACAGTCAATGACAATATGTCCTCTACCGCATCTGACATCCCTGCTACTTCTAGAAGTGAGAACATTACTATAGCGGGGGACACCGGTCCTACACTACATGAGAACATATCCCTTACAACAGAGGAGGATACAAGTCCTACTATACATGAGAACACATACCACACTATACATGAGGATATGTCCTACACTACAGAGGAGGATACCAGCCCTACTATACATAAGGATATGTCCTACACTACAGAGGAAGATAAAAGTCCTACTATACATGAGAACACATACCACACTATAGAGGAGGCTACCAGTCCTACTATACATGAGGATGTGTCCCATACTACAGAGGAGGATACCAGCCCTACTATACATGAGAACACATACCACACTATAGAGGAGGCTACCAGACCTACTATACATGAGGATGTGTCCCATACTACAGAGGAGGATACCAGCCCTACTATACATGAGCATATGTCCTACACTACAGAGGAGGATACCAATCCTACTATACATGAGGATGTGTCCCATACTACAGAGGAGGATACCAGCCCTACTATACATGAGCATATGTCCTACACTACAGAGGAGGATACCAGCTCTACTATACATGAGGATATGTCCTACACTACAGAGGAGGATACCAGCCCTACTCTACATGAGGATATGTCCCATACTACAGAAGAATTTACCAGCCCTACTATCAATGAAAACATGTCCTACACTACAGAGGAGGATACCAGCGCTACTATACATGAGGATATGTCCTACACTACAGAGGAGGATACCAGCCCTACTATACATGAGGATATGTCCCATACTACAGAGGAAGACACCAGCCCTACTCTACATGAGAACATGTCCCATAATACCGAAGAAGATACCCATCCAACTATCAATAAAAGCATGTCCTACACTACAGAGGAGGATACCAGTCCTACTATACATGAGGATATGTCCTACACTACAGAGGAGGATACCAGCCCTACTATCAATGAGAACATGTCCTACGCTACAGAGCAGGATACCAGTACGACTATACATGAGGATATGTCCTACACTACAGAGGAGGATACCAGCCCTACTATCAGTGAGAACATGTCCTACACTACAGAGGAGGAAACCAGCCCTACTATACATGAGGATATGTCCTACACTACAGAGGAGGATACCAGCCCTACCAGCCCTACTATCAATGAGAACATGTCCTACACTACAGAGGATGATACCAGCCCTACTATCAGTGAGAACATGTCCTACACTACAGAGGAGGATACCATCCCTACTATACATGAGGATATGTCCTACACTACAGAGGAGGATACCAGCCCTACTATCAATGAGAACACGTCCTACACTACAGAGGAGGATACCAGCCCTACTATACATGAGGATATGTCCTACACTACAGAGGAGGATACCAGCCCTACTATACATGAGCATATGTCCTACACTACAGAGGAGGATACCAGCCCTACTATACATGAGGATGTGTCCCATACTACAGAGGAGGATACCAGCCCTACTATACATGAGGACATGTCCTACACTACAGAGGAGGATACCAGCCCTACTATACATGAGAATATTTCCCAAACTACAGAGGAGGATACCAGCCCTACTATACATGAGGACATGTCCTACACTACAGAGGAGGAAACCAGCACTACTCTACATGAGAATATTTCCCAAACTACAGAAGAAGATACTAGCACAGCTGTAAATGACAACTTTCCCTACACGACTATAGGTGAGAATAGGTCCCATATTACAGAGAATATAATCCATCCAAAAAGTGAGGGAACTGTCCCTCTtgtaactgagaatacaatccatcctacaaccGAGAGAACAATTCCtatagtaactgagaatacaatccaACCTACAACTCAGAGAACTGTTCCtctagtaactgagaatacaatccatcctacaaccgagagaactgttcctgtagtaacagagaatacaatccatcctacaactgagagaactgttcctgtagtaactgagaatacaacccatcctacaactgagagaactgttcctgtagtaactgagaatacaatccatcctacaactgagagaactgttcctgtagtaactgagaatacaatctatcctacaaccgagagaactgttcctctagtaactgagaatacaatccatcctacaaccgagagaactgttcctgtagtaactgagaatacaacccatcctacaaccgagagaactgttcctgtagtaactgagaatacaacccatcctacaactgagagaactgttcctgtagtaactgagaatacaacccaTCCTACAACCGAGATAACTAATCCtctagtaactgagaatacaacccatactacaactgagagaactgttcctgtagtaactgagaatGCAACCCATCCTACAActgagagaactgttcctgtagtaactgagaatacaacccaTCCTACAACCGAGATAACTAATCCtatagtaactgagaatacaaccaatcctacaactgagagaactgttcctatagtaactgagaatacaatccatcctacaactgagagaactgttcctgtagtaacAGAGAATACAACCCATCCTACAACCGAGAGAACTGCTCCtatagtaactgagaatacaatccatcctacaactgagagaactgttcctatagtaactgagaatacaatccatcctacaaccgagagaactgttcctctagtaactgagaatacaacccaTCCTACAACCGAGATAACTAATCCtatagtaactgagaatacaaccaatcctacaactgagagaactgttcctatagtaactgagaatacaatccatcctacaaccgagagaactgttcctgtagtaactgagaatacaacccaTCCTACAACCGAGATAACTGCTCCTATAGTAAATgagaatacaatccatcctacaactgagagaactgttcctatagtaactgagaatacaatccatcctacaaccgagagaactgttcctctagtaactgagaatacaacccaTCCTACAACCGAGATAACTAATCCTATAGCAACTgagaatacaatccatcctacaactGAGAGAACTGCTCCtctagtaactgagaatacaatccatcctacaaccGAGAGAACTGCTCCTCTAGTAACAGAGAATACAACCCATCCTACAACTGAGAGAACTATACCtatagtaactgagaatacaatacatcctacaaccgagagaactattcctgtagtaactgagaatacaacccatcctacaaccgagagaactgttcctgtagtaactgagaatacaatccatcctacaaccGAGAGAACTGCTCCtatagtaactgagaatacaatccatcctacaactgagagaactgttcctatagtaactgagaatacaatccatcctacaaccCAGAGAACTGTTCCtc is drawn from Engystomops pustulosus chromosome 9, aEngPut4.maternal, whole genome shotgun sequence and contains these coding sequences:
- the LOC140077488 gene encoding uncharacterized protein, which gives rise to MALTTAVRLFCGGLLCFSVFYIFSSSGKGDREEEACITCPTGNSPLETRLLKRSQNSESQALKSSSEKQSSTFGENVTHKTQGAGAPAAQEGITHGRSEDTGESVTHTVPDITGHLVHKNMSSTKPSGSTVNDNMSSTASDIPATSRSENITIAGDTGPTLHENISLTTEEDTSPTIHENTYHTIHEDMSYTTEEDTSPTIHKDMSYTTEEDKSPTIHENTYHTIEEATSPTIHEDVSHTTEEDTSPTIHENTYHTIEEATRPTIHEDVSHTTEEDTSPTIHEHMSYTTEEDTNPTIHEDVSHTTEEDTSPTIHEHMSYTTEEDTSSTIHEDMSYTTEEDTSPTLHEDMSHTTEEFTSPTINENMSYTTEEDTSATIHEDMSYTTEEDTSPTIHEDMSHTTEEDTSPTLHENMSHNTEEDTHPTINKSMSYTTEEDTSPTIHEDMSYTTEEDTSPTINENMSYATEQDTSTTIHEDMSYTTEEDTSPTISENMSYTTEEETSPTIHEDMSYTTEEDTSPTSPTINENMSYTTEDDTSPTISENMSYTTEEDTIPTIHEDMSYTTEEDTSPTINENTSYTTEEDTSPTIHEDMSYTTEEDTSPTIHEHMSYTTEEDTSPTIHEDVSHTTEEDTSPTIHEDMSYTTEEDTSPTIHENISQTTEEDTSPTIHEDMSYTTEEETSTTLHENISQTTEEDTSTAVNDNFPYTTIGENRSHITENIIHPKSEGTVPLVTENTIHPTTERTIPIVTENTIQPTTQRTVPLVTENTIHPTTERTVPVVTENTIHPTTERTVPVRTVPVVTENTIHPTTERTVPVVTENTIHPTTERTVPVVTENTTHSTTERTVPVVTENTIHPTTERTVPVVTENTIHPTTERTVPVVTENTTHPTTERTVPVVTENTTHPTTERTVPVVTENTTHSTTERTVPVVTENTIHPTTERTVPVVTENTIHPTTERTIPIVTENTIHPTTERTVPLVTENTIHPTTERTVPVVTENTTNPTTERTVPVVTENTIHPTTERTVPVVTENTTHIVTLSVLPTTSNSTIHTSLVTLLPPASETQTTAPTTNNITVHTTTGRSFTTEGVNRSRTTTPADVSTTPICLNGGDFNGTRCICSANFTGSQCESPTNRCHNGGTMVGEKCHCLRPFQGHRCQFLQSSFNITGNITLTAKFQLKIYNRTYNKQLSNTSSSEYRTLYHRFTGEITSIFVNITDFKGISNVVFTNGSIDVSFLVHVTLPVAPLQTMNSTYKTAVNDMVQELRAANQSQPYCNEREEDILCFRKSSIRASVTRINYTEICYSSVPHEVSKFFFPNFTEFGFSCVSVCASGVPGEMNCHYGDCRLYPSGPECVCHDTKHFLYFGNDCQTRISRPGLIGGVSAVLALLLLIIVIILVIIPLRRCGKVEITPRERRNSEFTDSITGPQWYIPRDD